Genomic window (Bacillus vallismortis):
CAATGTAAGCGAAGCCCGATTGGCTGTATTGCACTTCGGCCGCCTGCATAAGGGCAGAAAGATCCGCTTCCGGATTTGCGCTTCTGTATCGGTCCAGTTCAACTTCAAGAAGCTCTCTGCCGTTTTGCGGCGTATAAATGGCTGAATCTGTGAATACCTCGTAATAATAGTTTTCCGACGCAAGCCATGAGAGAATGTCATACGCCCGTTGTTTCTCAATGGTTTCCTGATGATAAAGCCTGCCGTCAGGATCGTGAATGACGGCGCCGTTCGCGCTGATGACCCACGTTTTGATCCCGAGCGGCTCAAAAATCGACATGACGTCAAAATGAGCGCGCCCAGTTGACACCACCACTTCAATGCCGTCCCGCTGCGCCTGCCGCAGCGCGTTTTCATTTGCCAAGCTTACTTGATGCTTGCTGTTGAGTAAGGTTCCATCTAAGTCAATCGCAATTAATTTCACGTTTGTCAGCCCTTTCTTCATCCTGCTCTGTTACAAGAAGTTCCACCCCGTTACGGTCAAGCAAATCACAAAATGCCTGATTCGGCAGCCTGTCTGTGACCAAGAGATCGATTTCGCTCAGCTCCGCATACTGATAAAAACTGGTACTTCCCAGTTTCGAATGATCTGCAAGCGCGATCACCTGCTTTGCCTGCTGAATCATTTTTCGCTTCACCATGCCATCTTCTTCATGTGCAATTGTAATGCCATGCTCAGAAATGCCGACCACACCGATCAGCGCTTTATCGACGTGATAACTTGAGAGCTTTTCAATCACAGAGGCACCGTACAGAAAGCGGTGCTCCTTTTCCAGTTTGCCCCCCAACAGGTAGATTTCAATT
Coding sequences:
- a CDS encoding Cof-type HAD-IIB family hydrolase, which gives rise to MKLIAIDLDGTLLNSKHQVSLANENALRQAQRDGIEVVVSTGRAHFDVMSIFEPLGIKTWVISANGAVIHDPDGRLYHQETIEKQRAYDILSWLASENYYYEVFTDSAIYTPQNGRELLEVELDRYRSANPEADLSALMQAAEVQYSQSGFAYIGSFQELFETDQQIDFYNILGFSFFKEKLEAGWKRYEHAEDLTLVSSAEHNFELSSCKASKGQALARLAERLNIPIEETAAVGDSLNDKSMLEAAGKGVAMGNAREDIKAMADAVTLTNDEHGVAHMIKHLL
- the glcR gene encoding transcriptional regulator GlcR, producing MYQEERLVAILDFLKQHNRITTEQICTLLQVSRDTARRDLVKLEEQNAIIRTRGGAILPTVHQKIQSYSGRLNTVSEEKSEIGRLAASLIHNGDRVILDASTTVQACAEHMNADDCTVITNSINLAEVLSDKEGIEIYLLGGKLEKEHRFLYGASVIEKLSSYHVDKALIGVVGISEHGITIAHEEDGMVKRKMIQQAKQVIALADHSKLGSTSFYQYAELSEIDLLVTDRLPNQAFCDLLDRNGVELLVTEQDEERADKREINCD